Proteins encoded in a region of the Cygnus olor isolate bCygOlo1 chromosome 4, bCygOlo1.pri.v2, whole genome shotgun sequence genome:
- the CENPU gene encoding centromere protein U isoform X1, giving the protein MSSKKKMKGNHSRDKLKEDKSSSRPRWKLLPPEEPDVSRILKVAEANQLEELDDSFDHPLHSTAVDAYGEERSESESLSYVSAPQQKKAERSEQMHLKMSEGDVDKSNSADSTDEPLKENMKAPSTAQLWLKKKKQPSEKSTPDSSVNSPCSVEVWCPKDLKRSSRDITELDVVLAEFEKITANYRQSIESKICRKAVNGFCSAFKDQITDLITEVQELKNVKKKNAKVVADIKKKRQRLMQVREELIGAESQLVELQREYTEVQERKSSLTQAVQFLADLTELHQDYLDYREENPREKVVQYGTSSLPALLVESRRILGAERHFQNINRKLEDALDVQRGKVSQKD; this is encoded by the exons ATGTCCTCtaagaaaaagatgaagggAAATCATTCCAGAGATAAATTGAAG GAAGACAAAAGCAGCTCCCGTCCTCGTTGGAAATTACTTCCACCTGAGGAGCCAGATGTCTCAAGGATATTGAAGGTGGCTGAAGCAAATCAGCTTGAGGAGCTTGACGATTCATTTG ATCACCCTTTGCACAGTACTGCTGTGGATGCTTATGGAGAGGAACGTTCGGAAAGCGAGTCACTTAGTTATGTTTCAGCTCCacaacagaaaaaggcagaaagaag tgaaCAAATGCACTTGAAAATGTCTGAAGGTGATGTTGACAAATCCAACTCAGCTGATTCTACAGATGAGCCCCTTAAGGAGAATATG AAAGCTCCAAGTACTGCTCAACTCTggttgaaaaagaagaaacaacctTCAGAGAAGAGCACACCAGACTCCTCTG TTAATAGCCCGTGTTCTGTAGAGGTTTGGTGTCCCAAAGATCTGAAAAGGTCTTCCAGAGATATTACAGAACTGGATGTTGTTCTGGCTGAATTTGAAAAGATAACGGCAAATTACAG ACAAAGCATAGAATCAAAAATTTGCAGAAAAGCTGTCAATggcttctgttctgctttcaaGGACCAAATCACTGATCTT aTAACAGAAGTCCAGGAATTAAAGAacgtgaagaaaaaaaatgctaag GTAGTGGCagacatcaaaaagaaaaggcagcgACTGATGCAAGTCAGAGAAGAGCTAATTGG AGCTGAATCACAACTGGTAGAACTACAAAGAGAATACACTGAGGTACAGGAGAGGAAATCTTCCCTGACGCAAGCAGTTCAATTCCTTGCTGATTTGACGGAGCTACACCAGGACTACTTGgattacagagaagaaaacccAAGAGAAAAAGTGGTA CAGTATGGAACTTCCAGCCTACCTGCTCTGCTGGTGGAATCACGGAGAATTCTAGGAGCAGAAAGACACTTTCAGAATATTAATAGGAAACTGGAGGATGCTCTGGACGTACAAAGAGGAAAGGTATCACAGAAAGATTAA
- the CENPU gene encoding centromere protein U isoform X2, whose product MSSKKKMKGNHSRDKLKEDKSSSRPRWKLLPPEEPDVSRILKVAEANQLEELDDSFDHPLHSTAVDAYGEERSESESLSYVSAPQQKKAERSEQMHLKMSEGDVDKSNSADSTDEPLKENMKAPSTAQLWLKKKKQPSEKSTPDSSVNSPCSVEVWCPKDLKRSSRDITELDVVLAEFEKITANYRQSIESKICRKAVNGFCSAFKDQITDLITEVQELKNVKKKNAKVVADIKKKRQRLMQVREELIGAESQLVELQREYTEVQERKSSLTQAVQFLADLTELHQDYLDYREENPREKVVYGTSSLPALLVESRRILGAERHFQNINRKLEDALDVQRGKVSQKD is encoded by the exons ATGTCCTCtaagaaaaagatgaagggAAATCATTCCAGAGATAAATTGAAG GAAGACAAAAGCAGCTCCCGTCCTCGTTGGAAATTACTTCCACCTGAGGAGCCAGATGTCTCAAGGATATTGAAGGTGGCTGAAGCAAATCAGCTTGAGGAGCTTGACGATTCATTTG ATCACCCTTTGCACAGTACTGCTGTGGATGCTTATGGAGAGGAACGTTCGGAAAGCGAGTCACTTAGTTATGTTTCAGCTCCacaacagaaaaaggcagaaagaag tgaaCAAATGCACTTGAAAATGTCTGAAGGTGATGTTGACAAATCCAACTCAGCTGATTCTACAGATGAGCCCCTTAAGGAGAATATG AAAGCTCCAAGTACTGCTCAACTCTggttgaaaaagaagaaacaacctTCAGAGAAGAGCACACCAGACTCCTCTG TTAATAGCCCGTGTTCTGTAGAGGTTTGGTGTCCCAAAGATCTGAAAAGGTCTTCCAGAGATATTACAGAACTGGATGTTGTTCTGGCTGAATTTGAAAAGATAACGGCAAATTACAG ACAAAGCATAGAATCAAAAATTTGCAGAAAAGCTGTCAATggcttctgttctgctttcaaGGACCAAATCACTGATCTT aTAACAGAAGTCCAGGAATTAAAGAacgtgaagaaaaaaaatgctaag GTAGTGGCagacatcaaaaagaaaaggcagcgACTGATGCAAGTCAGAGAAGAGCTAATTGG AGCTGAATCACAACTGGTAGAACTACAAAGAGAATACACTGAGGTACAGGAGAGGAAATCTTCCCTGACGCAAGCAGTTCAATTCCTTGCTGATTTGACGGAGCTACACCAGGACTACTTGgattacagagaagaaaacccAAGAGAAAAAGTGGTA TATGGAACTTCCAGCCTACCTGCTCTGCTGGTGGAATCACGGAGAATTCTAGGAGCAGAAAGACACTTTCAGAATATTAATAGGAAACTGGAGGATGCTCTGGACGTACAAAGAGGAAAGGTATCACAGAAAGATTAA
- the CENPU gene encoding centromere protein U isoform X3, with amino-acid sequence MSSKKKMKGNHSRDKLKEDKSSSRPRWKLLPPEEPDVSRILKVAEANQLEELDDSFDHPLHSTAVDAYGEERSESESLSYVSAPQQKKAERSEQMHLKMSEGDVDKSNSADSTDEPLKENMKAPSTAQLWLKKKKQPSEKSTPDSSVNSPCSVEVWCPKDLKRSSRDITELDVVLAEFEKITANYRQSIESKICRKAVNGFCSAFKDQITDLITEVQELKNVKKKNAKVVADIKKKRQRLMQVREELIGAESQLVELQREYTEVQERKSSLTQAVQFLADLTELHQDYLDYREENPREKVVVSTHFCMPF; translated from the exons ATGTCCTCtaagaaaaagatgaagggAAATCATTCCAGAGATAAATTGAAG GAAGACAAAAGCAGCTCCCGTCCTCGTTGGAAATTACTTCCACCTGAGGAGCCAGATGTCTCAAGGATATTGAAGGTGGCTGAAGCAAATCAGCTTGAGGAGCTTGACGATTCATTTG ATCACCCTTTGCACAGTACTGCTGTGGATGCTTATGGAGAGGAACGTTCGGAAAGCGAGTCACTTAGTTATGTTTCAGCTCCacaacagaaaaaggcagaaagaag tgaaCAAATGCACTTGAAAATGTCTGAAGGTGATGTTGACAAATCCAACTCAGCTGATTCTACAGATGAGCCCCTTAAGGAGAATATG AAAGCTCCAAGTACTGCTCAACTCTggttgaaaaagaagaaacaacctTCAGAGAAGAGCACACCAGACTCCTCTG TTAATAGCCCGTGTTCTGTAGAGGTTTGGTGTCCCAAAGATCTGAAAAGGTCTTCCAGAGATATTACAGAACTGGATGTTGTTCTGGCTGAATTTGAAAAGATAACGGCAAATTACAG ACAAAGCATAGAATCAAAAATTTGCAGAAAAGCTGTCAATggcttctgttctgctttcaaGGACCAAATCACTGATCTT aTAACAGAAGTCCAGGAATTAAAGAacgtgaagaaaaaaaatgctaag GTAGTGGCagacatcaaaaagaaaaggcagcgACTGATGCAAGTCAGAGAAGAGCTAATTGG AGCTGAATCACAACTGGTAGAACTACAAAGAGAATACACTGAGGTACAGGAGAGGAAATCTTCCCTGACGCAAGCAGTTCAATTCCTTGCTGATTTGACGGAGCTACACCAGGACTACTTGgattacagagaagaaaacccAAGAGAAAAAGTGGTAGTGAGTACACATTTTTGCATGCCTTTCTA A